The genomic segment CCGGGGCGCGCGCCGAGCGCCTCAGTGCGCTGCAGGCGCTCCTGCCCACTATCGACGCCAACCTCAAGGCGTCGGTTCAGCAGGTGGACTTGGCGGCCCTCGGCCTGCGCGTTCCCGGATTCCCCACCGTTGTGGGCCCCTTCGGCTACGAAGATCTGCGTGCTTATTTCCAGTGGTCGATCGTCGATGTGAAGTCTCTGCGCAGCTATCTGGCGTCCAAGCATAACTTCAGCGCGGCGCAGCTCACGGCTGATGATGCGCGGCAGATGGTCATCCTCACCGTGGGCAATGCCTATCTGCTGGCGCTGGCCGATGAGTCGCAGGTGCAAAGCGTAGAGGCCCAGGTGAATACCGCAAAGGTTGCGCTCGACCAGGCCGTTGCCAGCCACCAGGCCGGCACCGCTCCGCTCATCGACGAGCTACGTGCCCGTGTCGCCTACCAGACACTCGAACAGCAGTTGATCGTGGCGCAGAACCGGCTCGACAAGGACCGCATCGCGCTGGCCCGAACCATCGGTTTGCCGCTGGCGCAGAAGTTCAATCTTGCCGACAAGGCCCCCTACGCCGCCTTCGATCAGGTAGATCTCGAATCCACGCTCAAGCAGGCGCATCTCAATCGCAAGGACCTGCAGGCCCAGGTGGAGCAGACCAAGGCGGCCGAGGAGCAGCGCAAGGGCGCGACGGCCGAACGCTTTCCGAAAGTCATGACCAATGTGGACTACGGCCTCA from the Occallatibacter riparius genome contains:
- a CDS encoding TolC family protein, which encodes MPYASLGSLFLALGLTATAGTARLNAQAQTGPALPSAQTIQTSVPSAAPSTASSFQGSVPVGQATDQTIDLTLDDAMQRGLKNNLGVILSGQQTAGARAERLSALQALLPTIDANLKASVQQVDLAALGLRVPGFPTVVGPFGYEDLRAYFQWSIVDVKSLRSYLASKHNFSAAQLTADDARQMVILTVGNAYLLALADESQVQSVEAQVNTAKVALDQAVASHQAGTAPLIDELRARVAYQTLEQQLIVAQNRLDKDRIALARTIGLPLAQKFNLADKAPYAAFDQVDLESTLKQAHLNRKDLQAQVEQTKAAEEQRKGATAERFPKVMTNVDYGLIGVNFGSSHGTIDATGAVSVPVFKEFGLRGEAEQAQAQLDTQRAHQSDASAQVDADVRDALLDIQAAQRQVEVARSSVDLANEALSQAQQRYVAGVDNNLAVTQAQQSVAQANDQLVSSLYRHNIAKLSLARSLGAAENYKSYLGGK